The following are encoded together in the Pedobacter sp. D749 genome:
- a CDS encoding YpdA family putative bacillithiol disulfide reductase encodes MANQNHYDVLIIGAGPIGMACAIEAQKANLSYVIIEKGALVNSLFNYPVFMTFFSTSQKLEIGGVPFVTINPKPNRNEAVEYYRRVAEKFDLKINLFERVQQVVKNEADVFEIKTSKTDYTAGNVIVATGFYDVPLLMNVPGEHLPKVTHYYKDPHLYTFQNVVVVGANNSGVDAALETYRKGANVTMVVRSGELGPHVKYWVRPDIQNRIKEGEVTALFYSELVEIREGEVDIKTPEGIKTIPNDFVIAMTGYQPDFSMLRKFGIDLPETLCPAYNEETMETNVKGLYLAGVVCGGLDTHKLFIENSRVHAEMIVKNILG; translated from the coding sequence TTGGCAAATCAAAATCATTACGACGTATTAATTATAGGTGCTGGCCCAATAGGGATGGCTTGTGCAATTGAAGCCCAAAAAGCAAACTTAAGCTATGTCATTATAGAAAAAGGTGCTTTGGTTAACAGTTTGTTCAACTACCCGGTATTTATGACCTTCTTTTCTACTTCGCAGAAGTTAGAGATCGGGGGCGTACCTTTTGTAACCATCAACCCAAAGCCTAACCGTAACGAAGCCGTAGAATATTACCGCCGAGTTGCCGAAAAGTTTGATTTAAAGATCAATCTTTTCGAGCGGGTGCAACAGGTGGTTAAAAATGAAGCTGATGTTTTCGAAATCAAGACTTCTAAAACAGATTATACGGCTGGAAATGTAATTGTGGCAACTGGTTTTTATGATGTACCTTTATTAATGAATGTACCAGGTGAACACCTGCCAAAAGTAACACATTATTATAAAGACCCACATTTATACACCTTTCAGAATGTAGTGGTGGTTGGTGCCAATAACTCGGGTGTTGATGCTGCTTTAGAAACTTACCGCAAAGGTGCAAATGTAACCATGGTGGTAAGGAGTGGTGAACTTGGTCCGCATGTTAAATATTGGGTTCGCCCCGATATACAGAACAGGATTAAGGAAGGTGAAGTCACTGCCCTTTTCTATTCTGAACTTGTTGAAATAAGGGAAGGCGAAGTGGATATTAAAACACCAGAAGGGATTAAAACGATTCCAAACGATTTCGTAATTGCGATGACGGGTTACCAGCCAGATTTTTCGATGTTGAGAAAATTCGGAATCGATCTGCCCGAAACACTTTGCCCAGCCTATAACGAAGAAACCATGGAAACCAATGTAAAAGGTTTATACCTGGCTGGTGTAGTTTGTGGTGGTTTAGATACCCACAAACTTTTTATCGAAAACTCGAGGGTACACGCCGAAATGATCGTGAAAAATATTTTGGGCTAG
- a CDS encoding TerC family protein: protein MGNELLFSLGFLLFIVLILALDLGLFSRKEHVVSLKQAGIMSLIMVALAIGFYFILLTEGHQLHGIKDFSHLQEIVTKHQHHIKLIPGDFEGSLAVYKQNLGLEFLTGYVIEYALSVDNIFVIVLIFSAFAVEEKYYHRVLFWGILGAIIMRFIFIFVGAALITKFAWILYVFGAFLVFTGVKMFFSKEEDDKIDPENHPVVKWASKIFSIHPKYEGKNFFVKIDHKRMVTPLFLVLLIVEFTDLLFAVDSIPAIFAVTKDPYIVFFSNIFAIMGLRSMFFLLVNIIHKFHYLKTGLAFLLAFIGVKMLGHTYLEKWGFTTEHSLIVILSILVISIVASLVFPKKKVHVKP, encoded by the coding sequence ATGGGTAACGAATTACTTTTTAGCTTAGGTTTTCTTCTTTTTATTGTACTGATTCTTGCTTTAGACCTTGGTCTTTTTAGCAGGAAAGAGCATGTAGTGAGTTTAAAACAAGCCGGGATAATGAGTTTGATTATGGTTGCCCTGGCCATCGGCTTTTATTTTATCCTGCTAACTGAAGGGCACCAGCTGCATGGAATTAAGGATTTTTCCCACCTGCAAGAGATCGTAACCAAACACCAGCACCATATTAAATTAATTCCGGGCGATTTTGAAGGAAGTTTGGCGGTTTATAAGCAAAACCTCGGACTGGAGTTTTTAACAGGTTACGTAATTGAGTATGCGCTTTCGGTAGATAATATCTTTGTTATCGTACTCATTTTTTCAGCCTTTGCAGTTGAAGAAAAATATTATCACCGGGTATTGTTCTGGGGGATATTGGGTGCAATCATTATGCGTTTCATCTTCATTTTTGTAGGAGCTGCATTAATTACAAAATTTGCCTGGATACTTTATGTTTTTGGTGCTTTCCTGGTGTTTACTGGCGTGAAGATGTTTTTCAGCAAGGAGGAAGATGATAAAATTGATCCGGAAAACCACCCTGTAGTTAAATGGGCTTCGAAAATATTTTCCATTCACCCTAAATACGAGGGTAAAAACTTCTTTGTTAAAATAGACCATAAAAGAATGGTTACGCCATTGTTTTTGGTGTTGTTGATTGTCGAATTTACCGATCTGTTATTTGCTGTGGATTCTATTCCTGCTATTTTTGCGGTAACAAAAGATCCTTATATTGTATTTTTCTCTAATATTTTTGCCATCATGGGCTTGCGTTCCATGTTCTTTTTACTGGTAAATATTATTCATAAATTCCATTATTTAAAAACCGGATTAGCATTTTTACTGGCTTTTATTGGTGTAAAAATGCTAGGACATACTTATCTGGAGAAATGGGGTTTCACCACTGAGCATTCACTGATTGTGATTTTAAGCATCCTGGTGATTAGCATTGTTGCTTCGTTGGTTTTTCCGAAGAAAAAGGTGCATGTAAAACCTTAG
- a CDS encoding polyprenyl synthetase family protein, with protein MPGIEQIKTPIAADIKAFEKTFKESMHSDAPLLDRITHYIVKQKGKQMRPMFVFFAAKLCGGITESTHRGAALVELLHTATLVHDDVVDNAYERRGFFSINALWKNKIAVLVGDYLLAKGLLLSVNNNEHRLLQIVSEAVKQMSEGELLQVEKVRRMDISEDLYFDVIRQKTASLIASCCAAGAASAGASDEIIEKMRLFGEKVGIAFQIKDDTFDFGTDDVGKPLGIDIKEKKVTLPLIYALNKAEKTERKKMINLVKNHQDDPVKIQQIIDFVNAHQGVYYANEKMLEYQNQAFDILHSFDAGEARTGLEQLVLYTTERKK; from the coding sequence ATGCCGGGAATCGAACAGATAAAAACACCTATAGCTGCTGATATTAAAGCGTTTGAAAAGACCTTTAAAGAATCTATGCATAGCGACGCACCGTTGCTGGATAGGATTACCCATTATATTGTAAAGCAAAAAGGCAAACAAATGCGGCCGATGTTCGTATTTTTTGCGGCTAAACTGTGTGGCGGAATTACAGAATCAACCCACCGTGGAGCTGCTTTGGTAGAGCTTTTACATACGGCCACTTTGGTGCATGATGATGTGGTAGACAATGCTTACGAACGCCGTGGCTTTTTCTCCATCAATGCTTTATGGAAAAATAAAATTGCCGTTTTGGTTGGCGATTACTTATTGGCTAAAGGATTATTACTTTCGGTAAACAATAACGAGCACCGATTGTTACAAATTGTATCGGAAGCGGTGAAACAGATGAGTGAAGGAGAGCTACTGCAGGTAGAAAAGGTGCGGAGGATGGACATTTCGGAAGATTTATATTTTGATGTAATCCGACAGAAAACGGCTTCTTTAATTGCTTCTTGTTGTGCTGCGGGTGCTGCTTCTGCAGGTGCGAGTGATGAAATAATAGAAAAAATGCGTCTGTTTGGCGAAAAAGTTGGGATTGCCTTTCAGATTAAAGACGATACCTTCGATTTTGGAACGGATGACGTTGGCAAACCTTTGGGTATTGATATTAAGGAGAAGAAAGTAACCTTGCCTTTAATTTATGCCTTAAATAAAGCTGAAAAGACAGAACGCAAGAAAATGATCAACCTGGTGAAAAACCATCAGGACGATCCGGTTAAAATACAGCAAATTATTGATTTTGTAAATGCGCACCAAGGTGTGTATTATGCCAATGAGAAAATGTTGGAGTACCAGAATCAAGCATTTGATATTCTGCACAGTTTTGATGCAGGTGAAGCCAGAACAGGTTTAGAACAACTTGTACTCTACACCACTGAACGTAAAAAATAA
- a CDS encoding carboxylesterase — protein sequence MKKRYKVIIGLSAFIIAGYLLGPKPKKPVFSEELTKVPDLEDLDGYVASIESMHKIKPGNEAEIVWADSLHQQTEYAVVYLHGFSASKTEGNPVHLNLAKQLHANLYLARLADHGIDTLAPMQYFTADRLWETSKQAYAIGKKLGKKVILVGTSTGGTVALKLAATYPEINSLILMSPNVAINDKNAWLLNNPWGLQIARKVVGGDERKVDDRTDEYKKYWYTNYRLESLVELEEFIESSMLKPTFKKVKQPVLLLYYYKNELEQDPVVKVDAMLKMFDELGTADNLKRKVAIPNAGNHVMGSYITSKDLPGVETAIESFVESTLKVPVY from the coding sequence ATGAAAAAACGCTACAAAGTAATTATTGGCCTTTCGGCATTCATTATTGCTGGTTATTTGTTAGGCCCAAAACCTAAAAAACCAGTATTTAGTGAAGAGCTGACCAAAGTACCCGATCTGGAAGACCTGGACGGTTATGTAGCCAGCATAGAATCCATGCATAAAATCAAACCCGGCAACGAAGCTGAAATTGTATGGGCCGATAGCCTTCACCAGCAAACCGAATATGCTGTTGTGTATTTACATGGTTTTTCGGCATCAAAAACAGAAGGCAACCCGGTACACTTAAATTTAGCCAAGCAATTACACGCCAATTTATACCTTGCCCGCCTGGCCGATCACGGAATTGATACCCTGGCACCCATGCAATATTTTACGGCCGACCGCCTTTGGGAAACCAGCAAACAGGCTTATGCCATCGGCAAAAAACTGGGTAAAAAAGTAATTTTAGTGGGTACCTCTACCGGTGGCACAGTGGCATTAAAATTAGCGGCAACCTATCCAGAAATTAATAGTTTGATTTTAATGTCGCCAAATGTGGCCATTAACGATAAAAATGCCTGGCTTTTAAACAACCCATGGGGTTTGCAGATTGCCCGTAAAGTAGTAGGCGGCGACGAACGTAAAGTGGACGACCGCACCGACGAATACAAAAAATACTGGTACACCAATTACCGGCTAGAATCGTTGGTAGAACTGGAAGAATTTATTGAAAGCAGCATGCTCAAACCAACCTTTAAAAAGGTAAAACAACCTGTTTTACTGCTTTATTATTATAAAAATGAGCTGGAACAGGATCCGGTGGTTAAGGTTGATGCCATGCTAAAAATGTTCGATGAACTGGGTACGGCTGATAATTTAAAGAGAAAAGTAGCTATACCCAATGCAGGTAACCACGTAATGGGATCATATATTACTTCGAAGGATTTGCCGGGTGTGGAAACTGCTATTGAAAGTTTTGTAGAAAGTACGCTGAAGGTTCCTGTTTATTGA